The following are encoded together in the Rhabdothermincola salaria genome:
- a CDS encoding exodeoxyribonuclease III, protein MLRLATWNVNSLKARLPRVEEWLDEVQPDVLCLQETKLADTAFPHLTFQERGYECAHHGEGRWNGVAILSKVGLADVRAGWDDEGEADPEARILWATCGGIRVACVYVPNGRSLDADHYQYKLTWLARLRRTLDTLEDPSTHVVVCGDFNVAPDDRDVHDPAAFAGETHVSEPEREALARLEDWGLTDVFREHYDAGGLYSWWDYRRGDFHQGRGLRIDLVLASASLLPRARSVLIDRNARKGKQPSDHAPVIVDFEME, encoded by the coding sequence GTGCTCCGTCTCGCCACGTGGAACGTCAACTCCCTGAAGGCCCGCCTCCCACGCGTCGAGGAGTGGCTCGACGAGGTCCAGCCGGACGTGCTCTGTCTGCAGGAGACCAAGCTGGCCGACACTGCCTTCCCCCACCTCACGTTCCAGGAGCGCGGCTACGAGTGCGCCCACCACGGCGAGGGCCGGTGGAACGGCGTGGCCATCCTCTCCAAGGTCGGGCTGGCCGATGTCCGCGCCGGGTGGGATGACGAGGGCGAGGCCGACCCGGAGGCTCGGATCCTGTGGGCCACCTGCGGCGGGATCCGCGTGGCCTGCGTGTACGTGCCCAACGGTCGCTCGCTCGACGCCGACCACTATCAGTACAAGCTCACCTGGCTGGCGCGCCTGCGCCGCACGCTCGACACCCTCGAGGACCCCTCCACCCACGTCGTGGTGTGCGGGGACTTCAACGTCGCCCCCGACGATCGCGACGTCCACGACCCTGCGGCCTTCGCCGGCGAGACCCACGTCAGCGAGCCCGAGCGCGAGGCGTTGGCCCGCCTCGAGGACTGGGGCCTCACCGACGTGTTCCGCGAGCACTACGACGCCGGCGGCCTCTACTCCTGGTGGGACTACCGCCGGGGCGACTTCCACCAGGGTCGAGGCCTGCGCATCGACCTGGTCCTGGCCTCGGCGTCGCTCCTGCCACGTGCTCGCTCGGTGCTCATCGACCGCAACGCGCGCAAGGGCAAGCAGCCGAGCGACCATGCGCCGGTGATCGTCGACTTCGAGATGGAGTAG
- a CDS encoding PaaI family thioesterase, translating to MSDWDDSLEAVAGFDPFTAWMPTPVERLTPSRVAARRLAQATRGILERLSGTTASAADLEEVAVAVEEALARLEAGVDPEGPGGELGYAEAALAAAEPHRLFERSPYSGRANPVAPPLDMSIAGGEVVGRATCGRTYEGPPGHVHGGVVAGLFDEILGAAQGLSGKAGMTGRLTVHYRRPTPLDTELELRARPELAEGRKIVVRGTLHAGDVLCAEGEGLFIAVDFERLQSLGVAGPDR from the coding sequence ATGAGCGATTGGGACGACAGCCTCGAGGCCGTCGCGGGGTTCGATCCCTTCACGGCTTGGATGCCCACCCCCGTCGAACGGCTGACCCCATCCCGCGTCGCGGCCCGCCGGCTGGCCCAGGCCACCCGGGGCATCCTCGAGCGTCTGAGCGGCACGACCGCCTCGGCGGCCGACCTCGAGGAAGTGGCGGTGGCGGTCGAGGAGGCGCTGGCCCGCCTCGAGGCGGGCGTCGACCCGGAGGGACCGGGCGGCGAGCTGGGCTACGCCGAGGCGGCGCTGGCTGCGGCCGAACCGCACCGCCTCTTCGAGCGCAGCCCCTACAGCGGGCGGGCCAACCCGGTGGCGCCGCCCCTCGACATGTCGATCGCCGGCGGGGAGGTGGTGGGCCGGGCCACGTGCGGCCGCACCTACGAGGGGCCGCCGGGCCACGTCCACGGCGGCGTGGTGGCCGGGCTCTTCGACGAGATCCTCGGTGCCGCCCAGGGCCTCAGTGGCAAGGCGGGCATGACCGGTCGTCTCACCGTGCACTACCGCCGTCCGACCCCCCTCGACACCGAGCTGGAGTTGCGGGCCCGGCCCGAGCTGGCCGAGGGACGCAAGATCGTGGTGCGGGGCACCCTGCACGCCGGCGACGTGCTCTGCGCCGAGGGCGAAGGGTTGTTCATCGCCGTGGACTTCGAGCGGCTCCAGTCCCTCGGCGTCGCTGGGCCCGACCGCTGA